A stretch of DNA from Acidobacteriota bacterium:
CGGATCGTGCCGCGGCACATCTGCGAAGTTGGCGCCTCGCCGTTACTACGCGGAGCGGCCGGTATTACTCCATTGCCGGTGTTCCACGGCGTCGAGAATCCGCGGTCAAGCCAAGAGGTTTGGCCGAAGGCCGTAGCGGACAGTATGGCAAAAAGCAGCGTCAAAAGACGGATATTCATTATTCTCTCCTCCCAAAATGATCGTTTTAACGATAAAGCAACTCACCGGTATAGTCCTAGTGAGCGTCAAAATTTGCAGTGTTCCAAGATTTTATCACCCTCGTCAATTCCGGGTGAATAGGCCTCAGGCGTCGTCACCGATCGCCTCGACCGGGCACGCCATCAACGCTTCTTCACATAGGGCAAGTTCTTCGGGGGAAATGGGCTGTTTATAAACGTACGAATACCCGTTCTCGTCATTGCGGGTAAAGTTTGCCGGAGCCGTGTCGCGGCAAACGTCGCAGTCGATGCACATCCGGTCAACATAGAACCGGCCGCGGACGTTGTCCGGCAATTTGTCAGAGAGCTCTGCC
This window harbors:
- a CDS encoding ferredoxin, producing MAELSDKLPDNVRGRFYVDRMCIDCDVCRDTAPANFTRNDENGYSYVYKQPISPEELALCEEALMACPVEAIGDDA